In Flammeovirgaceae bacterium 311, one DNA window encodes the following:
- a CDS encoding hypothetical protein (COG2919 Septum formation initiator) gives MLFLDANNIPNQLKTKVKLVRLQSEKEYYEQKIEEVKQDREELLSDPELLEKFAREKYLMRKPKEDVYVIVEADE, from the coding sequence ATGCTGTTTCTGGATGCAAACAATATTCCCAACCAGCTAAAGACTAAAGTAAAGCTGGTTCGGCTGCAAAGTGAAAAGGAATATTATGAGCAAAAGATTGAGGAAGTAAAGCAGGATCGGGAAGAACTGCTGAGCGACCCGGAGCTCCTGGAGAAATTTGCGCGAGAGAAATATCTGATGCGTAAGCCCAAGGAAGATGTATATGTTATCGTAGAAGCTGATGAATAG
- a CDS encoding enolase (COG0148 Enolase): MSIISHIHARQILDSRGNPTVEVDVITSNGVLGRAAVPSGASTGAHEAVELRDEEKGRYMGKGVTKAVANVNETISEELVGMSVFDQNLIDQTMIELDGSENKGKLGANAILGVSLAVAKAAAQEAGQSLYRYVGGVSANTLPVPMMNILNGGSHADNAIDFQEFMVMPVGADTFSESLRMGTEIFHNLKKVLKDAGLSTNVGDEGGFAPNIRSNEEAIEMVLRAIEKAGFRAGEDVFIAMDAAVTEFYDAKTGLYTFHKSDGRQLSSDEMADYWANWVNKYPIISIEDGMSEDDWNGWSRLTSLVGKKIQLVGDDLFVTNVKRLKQGIDQGIANSILIKVNQIGSLSETISAVNMAHRAGYKSIMSHRSGETEDNTIADLAVALNTGQIKTGSASRSDRMAKYNQLIRIEEELGDVAYFPGRRF; the protein is encoded by the coding sequence ATGAGCATTATTTCTCACATTCATGCCCGCCAAATTCTCGACTCACGCGGTAACCCAACAGTAGAAGTAGATGTAATCACCTCCAATGGTGTACTGGGCCGTGCAGCAGTCCCTTCCGGTGCTTCTACCGGAGCCCACGAAGCTGTAGAGTTACGCGATGAAGAGAAAGGCCGCTATATGGGCAAAGGTGTTACCAAAGCCGTAGCGAATGTAAATGAAACAATCAGCGAAGAGCTGGTGGGAATGTCTGTGTTCGATCAGAACCTGATTGACCAGACCATGATTGAACTGGATGGCTCTGAAAATAAAGGTAAGCTAGGTGCTAATGCAATACTGGGTGTGTCGCTGGCAGTTGCCAAAGCAGCAGCACAGGAAGCCGGCCAGTCACTGTATCGTTACGTAGGTGGGGTAAGTGCCAACACACTACCTGTACCTATGATGAACATCCTGAACGGTGGCAGCCATGCTGACAATGCTATCGACTTCCAGGAATTTATGGTAATGCCTGTAGGTGCCGATACATTTTCTGAATCACTTCGTATGGGTACTGAAATTTTCCATAACCTGAAAAAGGTATTGAAAGATGCAGGCCTGTCTACCAACGTGGGTGACGAAGGTGGTTTTGCCCCAAATATCCGATCTAACGAAGAGGCAATCGAAATGGTGCTTCGCGCCATTGAAAAAGCAGGTTTCCGTGCAGGTGAAGATGTATTCATTGCCATGGATGCTGCCGTAACTGAATTCTACGATGCTAAAACTGGCCTGTATACCTTCCATAAATCAGATGGCCGCCAGCTTAGCAGCGACGAAATGGCTGACTACTGGGCTAACTGGGTAAATAAATATCCAATTATTTCTATCGAGGATGGTATGTCTGAGGATGACTGGAACGGCTGGAGCCGTCTAACCAGCCTGGTAGGCAAAAAAATTCAGCTGGTAGGAGATGACCTTTTTGTAACCAACGTGAAGCGCCTTAAGCAGGGCATCGATCAGGGCATTGCTAACTCTATTCTGATCAAAGTGAATCAGATCGGTTCGCTGAGCGAAACTATCTCTGCAGTTAACATGGCCCACCGTGCTGGTTATAAGAGCATCATGAGCCACCGCAGTGGTGAAACCGAAGACAATACCATTGCAGACCTTGCAGTGGCACTTAATACCGGACAAATCAAAACTGGTTCTGCCAGCCGTTCAGACCGTATGGCAAAATATAACCAGCTGATTCGTATCGAAGAAGAACTGGGTGATGTTGCTTACTTCCCAGGCCGCAGGTTCTAA
- a CDS encoding carbamoyl phosphate synthase small subunit (COG0505 Carbamoylphosphate synthase small subunit) produces MLKDGSVFHGSSIGKSGTSGGEICFNTSMTGYQEVYTDPSYYGQVVVNTTAHIGNYGVVDLEQESAKPTISGLVVHTFSTLASRKTSTDRLQEYLEKHNIVGIADVDTRQLVRHIRTKGAMNCIISSEILDLEQLKAELDKVPDMDGLELASQVSTKETYELGPDDAAKRIAVLDLGIKKSIMSNLTARGCKLKVFPATTPYEEIAQWQPDGYFISNGPGDPGAMPYAVDTVKSMLESNKPLFGICLGHQVLGLAVGANTYKMHHGHRGANQPVKNLVTGRSEITSQNHGFAVKSEDIIEKGKLKVTHINLNDGTVEGFEMNNKPAFSVQYHPESSPGPHDSRYLFDHFIELLND; encoded by the coding sequence ATGTTAAAAGATGGATCGGTTTTCCACGGTTCATCCATTGGTAAATCAGGAACAAGTGGTGGAGAGATCTGTTTCAACACCAGCATGACTGGCTATCAGGAAGTCTATACAGACCCATCTTATTATGGCCAGGTTGTTGTAAACACTACTGCCCACATAGGCAACTACGGGGTAGTTGACCTGGAACAGGAGTCAGCTAAGCCTACCATCAGCGGCCTGGTCGTGCACACTTTCTCGACCCTGGCCAGCCGCAAGACCTCCACAGACCGATTGCAGGAGTACCTGGAGAAGCACAACATTGTTGGCATAGCCGATGTGGATACCCGCCAGTTGGTGCGTCATATCCGTACCAAGGGTGCTATGAACTGCATCATCTCCTCTGAAATTCTGGACCTTGAGCAGCTTAAAGCTGAGTTAGACAAAGTACCCGATATGGATGGGCTAGAACTTGCCAGTCAGGTAAGCACAAAGGAAACCTACGAGCTGGGCCCTGATGATGCCGCCAAAAGAATTGCCGTGCTGGATCTTGGCATCAAGAAAAGCATCATGTCGAACCTGACTGCGCGTGGCTGTAAGCTGAAGGTTTTCCCGGCTACCACACCTTACGAGGAAATAGCTCAGTGGCAGCCAGATGGCTACTTTATCTCGAATGGACCTGGCGACCCGGGCGCCATGCCTTATGCGGTAGATACTGTAAAGAGCATGCTGGAGAGCAACAAGCCTCTTTTTGGTATATGCCTGGGGCATCAGGTACTCGGACTGGCAGTGGGTGCCAATACTTACAAAATGCACCATGGCCACAGAGGGGCTAATCAGCCTGTAAAAAACCTGGTAACCGGCCGTAGCGAAATAACCTCTCAAAATCATGGCTTTGCCGTAAAATCAGAGGATATCATCGAAAAGGGAAAACTAAAGGTTACCCACATAAACCTGAACGATGGTACCGTAGAAGGTTTTGAAATGAATAACAAACCAGCATTTTCTGTGCAGTACCACCCTGAATCCTCTCCCGGACCACACGATTCAAGATACCTCTTCGATCACTTTATAGAGTTACTAAACGATTAA
- a CDS encoding 50S ribosomal protein L17 (COG0203 Ribosomal protein L17) → MLSNMAASLILHKRITTTVAKAKALRKYVEPLITKAKDNTTHSRRIAFSYLQSKEATQELFGSVAEKVAERPGGYTRIIRTGYRLGDNAETCMMELVDFNELLLKGTTPAGKTAKRTRRRGRGKGAADATAADSTKAANTSGEDTNNTEA, encoded by the coding sequence ATGTTATCTAACATGGCAGCTTCTCTGATCCTGCATAAGCGCATCACCACTACGGTTGCTAAAGCCAAGGCACTACGTAAATATGTTGAGCCGCTTATCACTAAGGCAAAAGACAATACAACTCATTCCAGAAGGATTGCTTTCTCTTATCTGCAAAGCAAAGAAGCCACACAGGAACTCTTTGGCTCTGTAGCAGAGAAAGTAGCTGAGCGTCCGGGTGGTTACACCCGCATCATTCGCACAGGTTACCGCCTGGGCGATAATGCCGAGACCTGCATGATGGAGCTTGTTGATTTCAACGAACTGCTCCTGAAAGGTACTACGCCTGCTGGCAAGACTGCCAAGCGTACCCGTCGCAGAGGTCGTGGTAAAGGTGCTGCAGACGCAACTGCTGCAGATAGTACCAAGGCTGCCAATACTTCTGGTGAAGATACCAACAATACTGAAGCATAA
- a CDS encoding DNA-directed RNA polymerase subunit alpha (COG0202 DNA-directed RNA polymerase, alpha subunit/40 kD subunit): MSILAFQMPEKVAMEKADDFRGLFTFKPLEPGYGVTIGNALRRILLSSLEGYAIVGIKIPGVLHEFSSIEGVVEDVSDIILNLKQVRFKKIAEIVDNQFTVHVKNQKQLKAGQLVNAQKGFQVLNPELVIFNSDESVDLEIEVYVEKGRGYVPADENKPSEQAFGYIATDAIFTPIKNVQYRIENTRVEQKTDYEQLVLDIETDGSVHPEKALQGAANILIQHFMLFSDQNMVLESGAQGEPEAVDEEMLHMRKMLKTPLNDLDLSVRAYNCLKAADVRTLGDLVMLEISDMMKFRNFGKKSLAELEQLVQEKGLVFGMDISKYKLDED, encoded by the coding sequence ATGTCTATACTAGCATTTCAGATGCCCGAAAAGGTTGCCATGGAAAAGGCAGACGACTTTCGCGGTCTGTTTACCTTCAAACCACTGGAACCAGGCTACGGTGTGACAATCGGAAATGCGCTGCGCAGGATTCTACTGTCATCGCTGGAAGGGTATGCTATTGTTGGTATAAAGATTCCTGGCGTACTGCATGAATTTTCCTCTATAGAGGGAGTAGTGGAAGATGTGAGCGATATTATTCTTAACCTGAAACAGGTTCGCTTCAAGAAAATAGCTGAAATCGTAGACAACCAGTTTACGGTACACGTGAAAAATCAGAAGCAGCTGAAAGCAGGTCAGCTGGTAAATGCTCAAAAAGGCTTTCAGGTGTTAAACCCTGAGCTGGTCATCTTCAACTCCGACGAATCTGTAGATCTGGAAATAGAAGTGTATGTTGAGAAAGGCCGCGGCTATGTTCCGGCTGACGAAAACAAACCTTCTGAGCAGGCTTTTGGCTACATAGCCACTGATGCCATCTTTACTCCGATCAAAAATGTACAGTACCGCATTGAGAATACCCGCGTAGAGCAGAAAACTGACTACGAACAACTGGTACTGGATATTGAAACTGATGGCTCTGTTCATCCTGAGAAAGCACTTCAGGGCGCTGCCAACATCCTTATTCAGCACTTTATGTTGTTCTCTGACCAGAACATGGTGCTGGAGTCCGGAGCACAGGGAGAGCCAGAGGCAGTCGATGAGGAAATGCTGCACATGCGTAAGATGCTGAAGACACCACTGAACGATCTTGATCTGTCAGTTCGTGCCTATAACTGCCTGAAAGCAGCAGACGTTCGCACACTAGGAGATCTTGTTATGCTTGAGATCTCTGATATGATGAAATTCCGCAACTTCGGTAAGAAGTCGCTGGCCGAACTAGAACAGCTTGTACAAGAAAAAGGTCTGGTATTCGGTATGGATATATCCAAGTACAAACTTGATGAGGACTAA
- the rpsD gene encoding 30S ribosomal protein S4 (COG0522 Ribosomal protein S4 and related proteins), which yields MHGRGRRKKQSEYAVQLMEKQKAKYIYGILERQFANTFSKASRLPGITGDNLLRLLEARLDNTVYRLGIAPTRRAARQLVLHKHILVNGQVVNVASYTLRPGDQVSVREKSKSLEAITNSLAARTVNRYNWLEWNASDMTGKFVALPAREDVPENIREQLIVELYSK from the coding sequence ATGCATGGCCGTGGTCGTCGTAAAAAGCAATCTGAATATGCTGTCCAGTTAATGGAGAAGCAAAAAGCTAAATATATCTATGGTATATTAGAGCGTCAGTTTGCAAACACCTTTTCAAAAGCAAGTCGTCTGCCAGGTATTACCGGCGACAACCTGCTGCGTTTGCTCGAGGCACGTCTCGACAACACGGTTTATCGTCTGGGCATTGCACCAACCCGTCGTGCTGCTCGTCAGCTTGTGCTGCATAAGCACATCCTGGTGAACGGACAGGTTGTAAATGTTGCAAGCTATACACTACGCCCTGGAGATCAGGTGAGCGTACGTGAAAAATCTAAATCACTGGAAGCAATTACCAACAGCCTTGCTGCCCGTACCGTTAATCGTTACAACTGGCTGGAGTGGAATGCTTCTGATATGACAGGTAAATTTGTAGCCCTACCAGCTCGTGAGGATGTTCCAGAAAATATTCGTGAGCAGCTGATCGTAGAGCTTTATTCTAAGTAA
- a CDS encoding 30S ribosomal protein S11 (COG0100 Ribosomal protein S11), giving the protein MAQKRKDKAKKRVVVVESIGQAHIKASFNNIIVSMTNNNGEVISWASAGKMGFKGSKKNTPYAAQVAATNAAQAAYDLGLRKVEVFVKGPGAGRESAIRTIQNAGIDVTTIKDVTPLPHNGCRPPKRRRV; this is encoded by the coding sequence ATGGCTCAAAAACGTAAAGACAAGGCTAAAAAGCGCGTCGTTGTTGTAGAATCAATCGGCCAGGCGCACATCAAAGCCTCTTTCAACAATATTATTGTTAGCATGACTAACAATAACGGCGAAGTTATTTCATGGGCATCTGCTGGTAAAATGGGTTTCAAGGGTTCTAAAAAGAACACCCCATATGCTGCGCAGGTTGCTGCTACTAATGCCGCTCAGGCTGCTTATGATCTTGGCCTGCGTAAGGTTGAGGTTTTTGTAAAAGGACCCGGTGCAGGACGTGAGTCCGCGATCCGTACCATTCAGAATGCAGGTATCGATGTAACTACCATAAAAGATGTTACACCACTGCCGCACAACGGATGCCGTCCTCCTAAACGCAGAAGAGTTTAA
- the rpsM gene encoding 30S ribosomal protein S13 (COG0099 Ribosomal protein S13), with the protein MARIAGVDIPDNKRGEISLTYIFGIGRSSSKSILERANVDLDKKVRDWTEDESGAIRTIITNEFKTEGVLKSEIQLNIKRLMDIGSYRGLRHRKGLPVRGQKTKNNARTRKGKRKTVANKKKATK; encoded by the coding sequence ATGGCCCGTATTGCAGGAGTAGATATTCCGGATAATAAGAGAGGCGAGATCAGCCTGACCTACATCTTTGGCATCGGACGTAGCTCTTCAAAGAGCATACTGGAAAGAGCCAATGTAGATCTGGATAAAAAAGTACGTGACTGGACCGAGGATGAATCCGGTGCTATTCGTACTATTATTACCAACGAGTTCAAGACTGAAGGTGTACTGAAATCAGAAATTCAGTTAAACATCAAACGTCTGATGGACATCGGTTCTTACCGTGGCCTGCGCCACCGTAAAGGCCTGCCAGTTCGTGGTCAGAAGACAAAGAACAACGCTCGTACACGTAAAGGTAAACGTAAGACTGTAGCGAATAAGAAAAAGGCTACTAAATAA
- a CDS encoding 50S ribosomal protein L36 (COG0257 Ribosomal protein L36), whose product MKVKASVKKRSADCKIIRRKGKIYVINKKNPRFKQRQG is encoded by the coding sequence ATGAAAGTTAAAGCTTCTGTAAAGAAACGTAGTGCTGACTGCAAGATCATACGCAGAAAAGGCAAGATCTACGTAATCAACAAAAAGAACCCTAGGTTTAAACAAAGACAAGGATAA
- the infA gene encoding translation initiation factor IF-1 (COG0361 Translation initiation factor 1 (IF-1)), translated as MAKQSSITQDGTIVEALSNAMFRVELENGHQVIAHISGKMRMNYIKILPGDKVKLEMSPYDLTKGRIVYRYK; from the coding sequence ATGGCCAAACAATCCTCTATCACGCAGGATGGTACAATTGTCGAAGCGCTCTCTAATGCGATGTTTCGCGTAGAATTAGAAAACGGGCACCAGGTAATTGCACATATCTCCGGTAAAATGCGCATGAATTATATCAAAATTTTACCCGGAGACAAAGTTAAGTTAGAAATGTCGCCATATGATTTAACGAAAGGAAGAATCGTTTACCGATATAAATAA
- a CDS encoding methionine aminopeptidase (COG0024 Methionine aminopeptidase) gives MVWLKSEEEITLIKEGAEILGQAHAQVAALVKPGVTTEALDRVATTYILDHGATPSFKGYNGFKHALCISPNEQVVHGIPGKYELKEGDVVSIDCGVYYKGFHSDSAYTYGVGTIETKVAELLKDTLASLYLGIEQAAAGKRTGDIGFAIQSFVEAKGYSVVRELVGHGVGKHLHEEPEVPNYGKRGRGQLLKKGMVLAIEPMINLGKRNVVQEDDGWTIRTADRMPSAHFEHTVVVLEGRAEILTTHKYIEEVLAK, from the coding sequence ATGGTCTGGTTGAAATCTGAAGAAGAAATTACCCTCATAAAAGAGGGAGCTGAGATATTAGGACAGGCCCATGCTCAGGTAGCCGCACTTGTAAAGCCAGGTGTAACAACCGAAGCTTTAGACAGAGTAGCGACAACATATATACTTGATCATGGTGCCACCCCTTCTTTCAAGGGCTACAACGGATTCAAGCATGCACTGTGCATTTCACCAAATGAACAGGTTGTGCATGGAATTCCGGGGAAATATGAACTAAAAGAGGGAGATGTTGTTTCAATAGATTGTGGAGTTTACTATAAAGGTTTTCACAGTGACAGCGCTTACACATATGGTGTAGGTACAATTGAAACGAAGGTTGCTGAACTACTGAAGGATACGCTGGCTTCGCTTTACTTAGGTATAGAGCAGGCAGCAGCAGGTAAACGTACAGGTGATATTGGATTCGCTATCCAGTCTTTTGTTGAAGCTAAAGGATATAGCGTTGTAAGAGAGCTTGTAGGTCATGGTGTTGGGAAACACCTGCATGAAGAACCTGAAGTACCCAACTACGGAAAGCGTGGAAGGGGGCAGTTACTCAAAAAAGGGATGGTGCTGGCTATTGAGCCCATGATCAATCTTGGCAAGAGAAATGTAGTTCAGGAAGATGATGGTTGGACAATACGAACAGCCGATCGAATGCCTTCTGCTCATTTTGAACATACAGTTGTTGTGCTGGAAGGTAGAGCTGAAATATTGACAACTCATAAATACATAGAAGAAGTACTCGCTAAATAA
- the secY gene encoding preprotein translocase subunit SecY (COG0201 Preprotein translocase subunit SecY) yields the protein MKKFFTTIQNIFAIEDLRTRIFNTLGFLVIFRLGSHIVLPATNPAALNAGGGMGGIFDLLNTFLGGAFSRASIFALGIMPYISASIVVQLLTVAVPYFTKLQKEGESGRKKITQITRILTIIITLAQGYGYLSTTIPLEAITMDSRFWWIITNMIVLTAGTMFVMWLGEKITDRGIGNGISMLIMIGIISLLPGALWAEGLSRGGSELLFFILELIALFFVVMAVVMLTQATRQIPIQYAKQVIGGKVYGGQRQYIPLKVNAAGVMPIIFAQSLMFLPGLIASIWADTSDLANSIGQTFNSYTSWQYNVVFAILIIVFTFFYTAITVNPNQIADDLKRNGGFIPGIKPGADTSHFIDSVLTRITLPGAIFLALVAVMPALAVLAGVSQQFAQFYGGTSLLIMVGVILDTLNQINSYLLMRHYEGMMKSGKIRGRSENVAVA from the coding sequence ATGAAAAAATTCTTCACCACTATACAGAACATCTTTGCTATCGAAGACTTAAGAACCCGTATTTTCAATACGCTTGGGTTCTTGGTCATTTTCCGCCTGGGTAGCCATATCGTTTTACCAGCAACCAATCCAGCGGCGCTTAATGCCGGTGGAGGAATGGGTGGTATATTCGATCTGCTGAATACCTTTTTAGGTGGAGCCTTTAGCAGAGCCTCTATTTTTGCACTTGGAATTATGCCCTATATTTCTGCCTCCATTGTGGTGCAGTTATTAACGGTAGCAGTTCCATACTTTACAAAACTGCAAAAGGAGGGGGAGTCTGGTAGAAAGAAGATTACACAGATTACCCGTATTTTGACCATCATAATCACGCTTGCACAAGGATATGGTTATTTATCAACAACCATTCCTTTAGAAGCAATTACGATGGATTCAAGGTTCTGGTGGATCATTACTAACATGATCGTGTTAACAGCCGGTACCATGTTTGTGATGTGGCTTGGTGAGAAGATAACAGACCGTGGTATAGGCAATGGTATTTCCATGCTGATTATGATCGGTATTATTTCACTGCTGCCTGGTGCTTTATGGGCAGAAGGCCTGAGCCGTGGTGGTAGTGAGTTACTTTTCTTCATACTCGAATTAATTGCGCTATTCTTTGTAGTCATGGCGGTAGTAATGCTAACTCAGGCTACACGGCAGATACCAATACAGTATGCAAAACAGGTGATTGGTGGGAAAGTTTATGGAGGTCAGCGCCAGTACATTCCCCTGAAAGTAAATGCAGCTGGTGTGATGCCTATCATATTTGCACAATCACTGATGTTCCTGCCTGGTCTGATTGCCAGTATCTGGGCAGACACAAGTGATCTTGCAAACTCAATCGGGCAGACATTCAACTCCTATACTTCCTGGCAATACAATGTTGTTTTTGCCATCCTGATCATTGTCTTTACTTTCTTTTATACAGCCATCACTGTTAATCCTAACCAGATTGCAGATGACCTTAAAAGGAACGGAGGCTTTATACCAGGTATAAAACCAGGAGCTGATACCAGTCACTTTATAGACAGTGTATTAACTAGAATTACATTGCCAGGTGCAATTTTCCTTGCCTTGGTAGCTGTTATGCCAGCACTGGCAGTACTTGCAGGAGTGAGCCAGCAGTTTGCTCAGTTCTATGGAGGTACTTCCCTACTGATCATGGTTGGTGTAATTCTTGACACCCTGAACCAGATTAACAGTTATTTGCTCATGCGTCACTACGAAGGAATGATGAAATCAGGAAAAATTCGTGGTAGATCAGAAAATGTGGCAGTCGCTTAA
- the rplO gene encoding 50S ribosomal protein L15 (COG0200 Ribosomal protein L15) has protein sequence MKLHTLKPAEGAVKSEKRIGRGTGSGRGGTSTRGHKGAQSRSGYSKKGGFEGGQMPLQRRVPKFGFKNNNKIIYKPINLSTLQKLSDEFQLDTITVASLQEHGLVGKNDKVKILGQGELTKALEVEAHGLSASAQEAIEKAGGKVTKL, from the coding sequence ATGAAATTACATACACTTAAGCCTGCAGAAGGTGCAGTAAAATCCGAAAAGCGCATTGGTCGCGGTACCGGATCTGGCAGGGGAGGAACCTCTACCCGTGGTCACAAAGGCGCCCAGTCACGCTCTGGTTATAGCAAAAAAGGTGGTTTCGAGGGTGGTCAAATGCCGCTTCAGCGCCGTGTTCCAAAGTTTGGTTTTAAGAACAACAATAAAATCATCTACAAACCAATCAACCTGAGCACTCTGCAGAAATTATCTGACGAGTTTCAGCTTGATACCATCACTGTAGCATCTCTGCAGGAGCATGGTCTAGTAGGTAAAAATGATAAAGTGAAGATCTTAGGCCAAGGTGAACTCACAAAGGCGTTGGAAGTAGAAGCTCATGGTCTTTCCGCATCTGCTCAGGAAGCGATCGAAAAGGCTGGCGGTAAAGTGACTAAACTCTAA
- a CDS encoding 50S ribosomal protein L30 (COG1841 Ribosomal protein L30/L7E), with translation MAKLIITKVKSTIKRPAKQKATMQALGLKKMNQTVEHEGTPQILGMIKKVQHLVSYKEA, from the coding sequence ATGGCAAAACTGATCATTACCAAAGTTAAGAGCACCATTAAGCGTCCTGCAAAGCAAAAAGCAACGATGCAGGCACTGGGCTTAAAGAAAATGAACCAGACTGTAGAGCACGAAGGTACTCCGCAGATCTTAGGGATGATAAAAAAAGTTCAACACCTAGTTAGCTATAAGGAGGCATAA
- the rpsE gene encoding 30S ribosomal protein S5 (COG0098 Ribosomal protein S5), translating into MAQATVKTVKASEIDLKEKVVAINRVAKVVKGGRRFSFAAIVVVGDGQGVVGYGLGKANEVTDAIVKGIEDAKKNLIRVPIINGTVPHTQEGKYSGGFVLVKPAAAGTGVIAGGAMRAVFESAGVHNVLAKSKGSSNPHNVVKATFDALTNMRDAHAVSMQRGIPMSKVFNG; encoded by the coding sequence ATGGCTCAAGCAACAGTAAAAACAGTAAAGGCCAGCGAAATCGATCTGAAAGAGAAGGTTGTCGCTATCAATAGAGTTGCCAAAGTTGTGAAAGGCGGACGTCGTTTCAGCTTTGCAGCGATCGTAGTAGTTGGTGATGGACAGGGCGTAGTAGGTTACGGTCTGGGTAAAGCCAACGAAGTAACCGATGCTATTGTGAAAGGTATCGAAGACGCTAAAAAGAACCTGATCCGTGTACCAATCATAAATGGTACTGTACCTCACACACAGGAGGGTAAATACAGTGGTGGTTTTGTTCTGGTTAAGCCAGCAGCAGCCGGTACAGGTGTAATTGCAGGTGGTGCTATGCGTGCCGTGTTCGAAAGTGCCGGTGTACATAACGTACTTGCAAAATCAAAAGGATCGTCTAACCCACACAACGTGGTAAAGGCTACTTTTGATGCACTAACCAACATGCGTGATGCTCATGCAGTATCCATGCAAAGAGGAATTCCGATGTCTAAAGTATTTAATGGTTAA
- a CDS encoding 50S ribosomal protein L18 (COG0256 Ribosomal protein L18), whose translation MSKNIRLNSRDRIKKGIRKKISGTAERPRLSVFKSNRSIYAQLIDDLKGHTIASASSKDLETVNATISTAKTVGSKLAEKAKVAGVSAVVFDRNGYKYHGQVKALADGAREGGLNF comes from the coding sequence ATGAGTAAGAACATTCGTTTAAACAGCAGGGACCGCATCAAGAAAGGCATCCGTAAGAAAATCAGCGGAACTGCAGAGCGTCCCAGACTTTCAGTATTCAAGAGCAACCGCAGCATATACGCTCAACTGATAGATGATTTGAAAGGTCATACTATTGCTTCAGCCTCCAGCAAAGATCTGGAAACTGTAAATGCAACCATCTCTACTGCTAAAACCGTTGGTTCCAAACTGGCAGAGAAAGCAAAAGTAGCTGGTGTATCAGCAGTAGTATTTGACCGTAACGGATATAAATACCACGGACAGGTGAAAGCGCTGGCAGACGGCGCCCGTGAAGGTGGTTTAAACTTCTAA
- the rplF gene encoding 50S ribosomal protein L6 (COG0097 Ribosomal protein L6P/L9E), with amino-acid sequence MSRVGKKPISIPSGVDIKVDKNLVTVKGPKGALAQQIDQDFTLSQEDGTLLVERPTEQKRHKALHGLYRALINNMVVGVSQGYKKELELVGVGYKAAVQGNVLELNVGYSHSIFLAVPDEVKVSAETPKGKNPLVTLEGIDKQLIGQIAAKIKSIRKVEPYKGKGIRFVGEFVRRKAGKSASKK; translated from the coding sequence ATGTCAAGAGTTGGTAAAAAACCCATAAGCATACCCAGCGGTGTCGACATCAAAGTTGACAAAAACTTAGTGACTGTTAAAGGTCCTAAAGGAGCGCTGGCTCAACAAATAGATCAAGATTTCACGCTATCTCAGGAAGATGGTACGCTTTTAGTAGAGCGTCCTACTGAACAGAAGCGTCATAAAGCCCTACATGGTCTTTACCGTGCCCTCATCAATAACATGGTTGTTGGTGTTAGCCAGGGTTACAAAAAAGAGCTCGAATTAGTAGGTGTAGGTTATAAAGCAGCTGTACAAGGTAATGTTCTTGAATTGAACGTTGGTTATTCACACAGCATCTTCTTAGCAGTACCCGATGAGGTTAAGGTTTCTGCAGAGACTCCAAAAGGTAAAAACCCCCTGGTGACTCTGGAAGGAATTGACAAGCAACTGATTGGTCAGATTGCTGCGAAGATCAAGTCGATACGTAAGGTTGAGCCTTATAAAGGCAAAGGTATTCGCTTTGTTGGTGAATTTGTAAGAAGGAAAGCTGGTAAGTCTGCTTCTAAAAAATAA